A stretch of DNA from Lycium ferocissimum isolate CSIRO_LF1 chromosome 4, AGI_CSIRO_Lferr_CH_V1, whole genome shotgun sequence:
ACCAATTGTGGCATGGAAGGGTTTATTTTCGAATTGTCAATGTGTTGATCGGAGGTCTTCCTAGCCCGTTCTAGTGGACATATACCCATTTGGTTGAGAGGAGACTTGAATTCGGGATTTTGACACTATTATGACTGCTCCCTTTGTCAAATTAAGGTGACTTAGCTACCCTTGTTCGTACAAGGAAATTCTATCTTGAAGGCCTTAGTGCTTCTTAGTTTGACCAGTTTAGATTGGagccttttttgttttttgttttttggataACCGTGGTATCCGGGCCAGCTTGCGCACCTCGACTAGTTCCACGGGATACCTACCACTTCCCACTAGCAATAGGTAACAGGTAACTTTGTCGACCAAGGCTAGGacaaatgggaagaaatcacctagcgTTTTGTCTCTgctgggatttgaacctgagacctcatggctctcaacccacttcattggtcactaggccacacccttggatGCATTGCGGCCTTCTTTCTGCATAAGTGTTTGTTATGGAGAGATTGTAGAAATTTGGCGCAaaatttcttcttccaaattcttttgaaaTAATGTGGGGAGAGGGGGAATCATTCACTTTCTTGGGGCAATACGACTTCGTAAACTAGAAACTTCTTAGTATTGGATGTATATCTTTCATGTGTAgttttaacttataaatatGCTCCTTCTACCTATCAATGGGATGAAACTAAATCTTCTAGAACTGAGATATGTGCAACAGGTAATGACCAATGATGTGCTGTCTATTTTAGGAACTGTCTGCAGAAGTTTGTTGCATTGAGGAAGGAGAACACGGATGGTGATTCTCCTGGTAAAGAGCCATCTCTCTCTAAAAACGATGTCAGGAACGACAAAGCTGGTTCAGTAGGGAGTAATACAGCTGTGAAATATAGTGCCTCGCCTGCGAAAGCTGCTCAGCTTGAGAGGCAAAGCTCATCAGCAAGTGAGGAATTGTCTTCGACAAGTGAGGAGGAACAACCATCGGTGGAAAGGAGTCGGACTCTTTTAAGAGCTGCAACACCAAGGAGGTCTGCATCTCCGATGCGAAGAGTCCAAATTGGGCGCTCTGGATCACGACGATCCACTGCTTTAACAATAAAGAGTCTGAATTTCTTTCCTGCCAGGGAAAGGTCAGTCTCTCATAGAGATGAATATGCAAGCGGTTCTGATGAGGAAGAACGTGAGCAAACCTCAAAAAAATCTGAGAACAACAATGTACAAAGAATGAGTGTGCAAGATGCAATTAAtcttttcgaaaacaaacagaAAGGTCAAGTAGTAGATTTTCAGAAGACAAAGTCATTATTGAATGTCTCAGTTGCTAATAAAGCGGTATTGAGAAGATGGAGTTCAGGGGTGTGTGAAAGTGCTAATCCTGTAAATGTTGCCAATAAATTGGAAGACCAAGAAATTGAGCGCGCTTCAGAAATGAAGCCAGAATCTTATCCTACTCCCGAGATCTCTGGTGCTGAGGCTGCGGACAATGATTGCAAATCAAACTTACCTGAAGAAAGAGCAGCTAGTCCAGACGAAATGAGGAAGGAATCTCTCCCTAACCAAGATGATGAAGCAGGTCAGAAATTAAATGCGTCAGTCGAATGGACCCGAAAAAAGGAAGCAGAACTAAACCAGTTGCTGACAAGAATGATGGAAACCAAGCCTACCAAATATCAGAACTTGACACCTAGTGATAGCAAACCTCAACGTCTTTCCAATGAGCGTAAAGGTGGTTTCTATGATCATTACAAAGAAAAGAGGGATGAGAAACTTCGTGGTGAAACTACCAGGAATCAAGCAGAGAAGGGAAAGCAGTTTAAAGCACTGCAGCAAATTCTTGATGAGAGAAAAGCTGAGATGGTCTCAAGAAAAGCGAGTAATgataataaaaaatcaaatataaaGAGAACGCAGAAAGCAGTGAAGAACTTACCTGAATCTGCCAATCCCAGAAGTGGAACTCCTAATCCTGCAATTGTAAAGAGAGTTCCATCAAAGACATCACCGTTGCCAGCAACTCGCAAGTCATGGCCATCTGCACCTTCACCAAAAACTCCTGCAGGTACTACACCTACCCGTAGAATATCGCAGCCAGCGCCAACTGCTCCTCGGTCAAGCCAAAAGGTTGAGAGATTACAACCAAAGACCGTGAGAGCAACAGAGAATGGTACCAAAAAGACTGTTAAAGGTGTAAGTGAAAAGAAGTTTGAAACTATGACAAAAACTAGCAAACCTAGAAGATCCAAAGTTCAGCCTGCTTCTGAAGATTCTGCTTCCTCAACCAAACCTAAGCTCAGCAAGGTAACAAAGAAAAGTAGTGTGGTGCCTCTGGAATCAAAGGAGTCAAAGCCTTTTCTTCGTAAGGGCTCACGCACTGGATCGGTGATAAAGGTTAAAGTTTCATCTCAGCCTAAAGAGTGTGTGATGGACTCTGTAGATTTGGTTCAAACGGAAGAGAAAGAGATGGCTTCTGTTTCTTTTGAAGATTTAAAAGTCCATGAGGATAAAGCATCTGAAGCTCAGGCAAAGAGCCCCCAGAAATGTGAAAATACAGAAAGTTTTGACACGGTCACTCCAAATGAGACAGATGATTTTGGAAGGATTGAAGATTCTACACCAAAGACAGAGGTCGAAGGAGAACCAAACTTCTCACCTAATGCCTGGGTGGAAATAGAGGAGCACGAGGATCAGTCTTTTCCAagtaatgatgataatgacTCTCCGGGGGATGTTGCTGCACCTGTAAGAATCTCAAGTCCACGAGTTCGTCATCCTCTTTCTCAAATGCTGCTCGAAGACAACAGTGATGAAACTGATGTCATTGACTGGAGTATTGCTGAGAATCCACCAACCATGATCTATCAGAAGGATGCACCTAAAGGTTTAAAGCGGCTTCTGAAGTTTGCTCGGAAGAGTAAAACTGATGCAAATTCAACTGGTTTTTCAAGCCCTTCTGTCTTTTCTGAAGGAGAGGATGATCTAGAGGATTCTAAAATTCTTACTAAGAGAAGTTCTGAAAATCTACTGAAGAAGGCTACACTTCATGCAACTGATCTGTCTGGTATTTGTTCTTGCTTCATTCATGcattttattttccattctaATTGACTGTTTGTCTGTTAATGTTAATCATTTCTCATATGCAAGTGTTAAATTGCTTTCTGGTGGACTTTGGTtcattattgttatggattttggACATTTCTGTTTGCAGCACCAACTAGTACCGGCAAAATTGCTGCTCAGAAATTGCAAGAGGGCCATATCTCAGCTTCAGCGACTACAGCAAAAGGTTACTACGTTTTATTTCTAATTCTAGTTTGACTTACTTTCTTGCCATAAGCTTGTAATGTTTTACAATAATGAAGCGTATTTTATTTGTCCTTAATGTTATGGTACTTTATGTTTCAGCAACAAGATCATTCTTCTCTCTTGATGGCATTCAAAGGGAGCAAACAAAATGATGCCAAGCTTCGATGACCATGAATCTGAGTGCCCGTGTCTGTTTCGTTGTTTCCTTTTTAGCcatcatttgaaaaaaaaaaaaaaaaatattgttagaATTATCCTCTCCGTATCCTCTGCACACTTAGAGTTAAATAACATGATTGGTAATTTGTCTGTTTTTAAATAACTGTTAGAAACATAGTTTCTTTTGTAGTATAAATCTCACATTTGATTCGTGATTCGAACACAGAAGAGGCTC
This window harbors:
- the LOC132051631 gene encoding uncharacterized protein LOC132051631 — encoded protein: MTRGVDVDALLEYVEFQIFPSQGRYETRMCYGDKVVAAPSGLLEQLVQHSPKIKSLHSKGSDSSFKFKPLGNLSDAKWFTKSTLIRFLRIISSSDVINVAKAMVNEISQLEDARKFHLSLYSKADDNPSSADASKNELLRAMDLRLTALTEELAAVFDQAVGTKCSFEDITNIENFSYYFGAVDLRNCLQKFVALRKENTDGDSPGKEPSLSKNDVRNDKAGSVGSNTAVKYSASPAKAAQLERQSSSASEELSSTSEEEQPSVERSRTLLRAATPRRSASPMRRVQIGRSGSRRSTALTIKSLNFFPARERSVSHRDEYASGSDEEEREQTSKKSENNNVQRMSVQDAINLFENKQKGQVVDFQKTKSLLNVSVANKAVLRRWSSGVCESANPVNVANKLEDQEIERASEMKPESYPTPEISGAEAADNDCKSNLPEERAASPDEMRKESLPNQDDEAGQKLNASVEWTRKKEAELNQLLTRMMETKPTKYQNLTPSDSKPQRLSNERKGGFYDHYKEKRDEKLRGETTRNQAEKGKQFKALQQILDERKAEMVSRKASNDNKKSNIKRTQKAVKNLPESANPRSGTPNPAIVKRVPSKTSPLPATRKSWPSAPSPKTPAGTTPTRRISQPAPTAPRSSQKVERLQPKTVRATENGTKKTVKGVSEKKFETMTKTSKPRRSKVQPASEDSASSTKPKLSKVTKKSSVVPLESKESKPFLRKGSRTGSVIKVKVSSQPKECVMDSVDLVQTEEKEMASVSFEDLKVHEDKASEAQAKSPQKCENTESFDTVTPNETDDFGRIEDSTPKTEVEGEPNFSPNAWVEIEEHEDQSFPSNDDNDSPGDVAAPVRISSPRVRHPLSQMLLEDNSDETDVIDWSIAENPPTMIYQKDAPKGLKRLLKFARKSKTDANSTGFSSPSVFSEGEDDLEDSKILTKRSSENLLKKATLHATDLSAPTSTGKIAAQKLQEGHISASATTAKATRSFFSLDGIQREQTK